One Malus domestica chromosome 11, GDT2T_hap1 genomic region harbors:
- the LOC103449206 gene encoding histone-lysine N-methyltransferase EZA1 isoform X3: MAEDQSVVGRRRIYYDEDGSEALVYSGTDDEAEEPEEVKHEFSAGEDRILLMAFQEHGLGEEVVELVKEFIGAPISDILARYNTIKERNPEKCEHDGCISLDKSLNAALDSFDNLFCRRCLVFDCRLHGCSQPLIYPSEKSHWSGHDENREPCSDQCYLRWSIVPSERESAPGSSINAERPSSHGGTDLLHNERSIPGEAVPATSEAIHSSHILKMHNENTGKRKVVKHTDKVANDLTIVPDAFRGSSKKQKRLDALDLVTATSEPIPLQVHIPRDEPRDVTEVPELRQTSNSTCEQVEGICSNSEWKPVEKDLYMKGLQIFGRNSCLIARNLLSGLRTCMEVSSYMHNSGASMPNRSVVGPSSFMEDNVKSDMDQTEQEMSSKPRLLRRRGKARRLKYSWKSAGHPTMWKRIADGKNDSRKLYTPCGCQSMCGKECSCMSNGTCCEKYCGCSKSCKNRFRGCHCAKSQCRSRQCPCFAAGRECDPDVCRHCWVSCGDGSLGEPPRQGDSQCGNMRLLLRQQQRILLGKSDVAGWGAFLKNPVNKNDYLGEYTGEIISHQEADKRGKIYDRVNSSFLFDLNEQYVLDAYRKGDKLKFANHSSNPNCHAKVMLVAGDHRVGIFAKEHIDAGEELFYDYCYLSEAAPVWAQKPEGSKRDDSSASRGRAKKHQPL; encoded by the exons ATGGCTGAAGACCAATCAGTAGTTGGGAGGAGGCGCATTTATTACGATGAAGATGGCAGTGAAGCTCTTGTCTACAGTGGCACTGACGATGAGGCAGAAGAACCCGAAGAAGTAAAGCATGAATTTTCTGCGGGCGAAGATCGAATTCTGTT GATGGCCTTTCAGGAACATGGCCTAGGCGAGGAAGTAGTGGAACTTGTGAAGGAGTTTATTGGAGCTCCCATTTCAGATATCCTG GCCCGTTATAACACAATCAAGGAAAGGAACCCCGAGAAGTGCGAACATGATGGGTGCATTTCTCTTGATAAGAGTCTTAATGCTGCCTTAGATTCTTTCGATAACCTTTTCTGTCGCCGTTGCTTG GTATTTGATTGTCGTTTGCATGGATGTTCTCAACCTTTAATCTATCCT AGTGAAAAGTCACATTGGTCCGGTCATGACGAGAACCGGGAACCGTGCAGTGATCAATGTTACCTCAGG TGGAGTATAGTACCATCAGAGAGAGAAAGTGCTCCAGGATCATCCATTAATGCCGAGCGACCAAGTTCCCATGGTGGTACTGACCTCTTACACAATGAAAGAAGTATTCCTGGTGAAGCTGTGCCTGCAACTTCAGAAGCCATTCATAGTTCTCATATCTTGAAGATGCACAATGAAAACACAGGGAAGCGCAAGGTTGTGAAGCATACAGATAAAGTGGCAAATGACCTAACTATAGTACCTGATGCTTTCCGGGGTTCTTCTAAGAAACAAAAGAGATTAGATGCTTTGGATTTGGTAACTGCTACTAGTGAACCTATCCCGCTTCAGGTTCACATTCCCAGAGATGAGCCACGAGATGTAACCGAAGTGCCTGAACTGAGGCAAACATCCAATTCTACATGTGAACAAGTTGAGGGGATCTGTAGCAACTCTGAGTGGAAACCAGTGGAGAAAGATTTATACATGAAGGGACTACAGATATTTGGGAGAAACAG TTGCCTCATAGCTAGGAACTTACTCTCTGGCTTGAGGACTTGCATGGAGGTGTCTAGTTACATGCATAATTCTGGAGCTTCAATGCCTAACAGATCTGTGGTTGGACCATCTTCATTTATGGAAGACAATGTGAAATCTGATATGGATCAGACA GAACAAGAGATGTCATCAAAGCCACGGTTACTTCGTAGAAGGGGCAAAGCACGGAGGCTTAAGTATTCTTGGAAGTCTGCTGGGCACCCAACAATGTGGAAAAGAATTGCTGATGGAAAAAACGATTCACGTAAACTATATACGCCATGTGGATGCCAGTCTATGTGTGGAAAGGAATGTTCTTGTATGAGTAATGGAACCTGCTGTGAAAAATACTGTGG GTGTTCAAAGAGCTGCAAAAATAGGTTCAGGGGATGTCACTGTGCAAAGAGTCAATGTAGAAGTCGGCAGTGCCCATGCTTTGCTGCTGGCCGTGAATGTGACCCAGATGTCTGTCGTCATTgttgggttag TTGTGGGGATGGTTCGCTAGGTGAGCCACCGAGACAGGGAGATAGTCAATGTGGAAACATGAGGCTTCTTCTTCGACAGCAACAGAGG atTCTCCTGGGCAAGTCTGATGTTGCTGGCTGGGGAGCCTTCTTAAAG AACCCCGTAAACAAGAATGATTATCTTGGAGAATACACTGGTGAAATCATCTCCCATCAGGAAGCAGACAAGCGGGGGAAGATTTATGATCGTGTAAACTCGTCATTCCTTTTCGACTTGAATGAACAG TACGTCCTAGATGCTTACCGAAAGGGAGACAAgcttaaatttgcaaaccaCTCGTCGAATCCTAACTGCCATGCAAAG GTAATGCTGGTCGCGGGTGATCATCGAGTTGGCATATTTGCCAAGGAGCATATTGATGCTGGTGAGGAGCTCTTCTATGATTATTGTTATCTTTCAGAGGCAGCACCTGTATGGGCTCAAAAACCGGAGGGTTCTAAGAGGGACGATTCATCTGCTTCCAGGGGCAGAGCGAAAAAGCACCAACCTCTTTGA
- the LOC103449206 gene encoding histone-lysine N-methyltransferase EZA1 isoform X1, producing MSRTGTMLSKASDSANKLTKFHGEGPSDGVRSLEQKMHQLKLQIQAERVISVKEKVEKNREKVEGYVSKIISETARANLNALSSEQNRSFKLFSSRIEQPLCRISGFVRGCGEKDWIENQEVLFSSSTKLPLADKIPPYTTWIFLDRNQRMAEDQSVVGRRRIYYDEDGSEALVYSGTDDEAEEPEEVKHEFSAGEDRILLMAFQEHGLGEEVVELVKEFIGAPISDILARYNTIKERNPEKCEHDGCISLDKSLNAALDSFDNLFCRRCLVFDCRLHGCSQPLIYPSEKSHWSGHDENREPCSDQCYLRWSIVPSERESAPGSSINAERPSSHGGTDLLHNERSIPGEAVPATSEAIHSSHILKMHNENTGKRKVVKHTDKVANDLTIVPDAFRGSSKKQKRLDALDLVTATSEPIPLQVHIPRDEPRDVTEVPELRQTSNSTCEQVEGICSNSEWKPVEKDLYMKGLQIFGRNSCLIARNLLSGLRTCMEVSSYMHNSGASMPNRSVVGPSSFMEDNVKSDMDQTEQEMSSKPRLLRRRGKARRLKYSWKSAGHPTMWKRIADGKNDSRKLYTPCGCQSMCGKECSCMSNGTCCEKYCGCSKSCKNRFRGCHCAKSQCRSRQCPCFAAGRECDPDVCRHCWVSCGDGSLGEPPRQGDSQCGNMRLLLRQQQRILLGKSDVAGWGAFLKNPVNKNDYLGEYTGEIISHQEADKRGKIYDRVNSSFLFDLNEQYVLDAYRKGDKLKFANHSSNPNCHAKVMLVAGDHRVGIFAKEHIDAGEELFYDYCYLSEAAPVWAQKPEGSKRDDSSASRGRAKKHQPL from the exons ATGAGCAGAACAGGGACGATGCTCTCCAAAGCTTCCGACTCTGCAAATAAACTCAca AAATTCCATGGAGAAGGGCCGAGCGATGGCGTTAGAAGCTTGGAGCAGAAGATGCACCAGCTCAAGTTGCAAATTCAAGCAGAGAGAGTGATTTCAGTAAAA GAAAAAGTTGAGAAGAACAGGGAGAAGGTAGAAGGTTATGTTTCGAAAATTATATCAGAGACAGCAAGAGCGAATTTGAATGCTTTGTCATCAGAGCAAAATAGGAGCTTTAAATTGTTTTCTTCAAGAATTGAACAGCCTCTCTGCAGAATCAGTGGATTTGTGAGGGGATGTGGTGAGAAAGACTGGATTGAGAATCAAGAGGTGTTATTCTCATCAAGTACCAAGCTTCCACTTGCTGACAAGATACCGCCTTATACAACTTGGATATTCTTGGACAG AAATCAAAGAATGGCTGAAGACCAATCAGTAGTTGGGAGGAGGCGCATTTATTACGATGAAGATGGCAGTGAAGCTCTTGTCTACAGTGGCACTGACGATGAGGCAGAAGAACCCGAAGAAGTAAAGCATGAATTTTCTGCGGGCGAAGATCGAATTCTGTT GATGGCCTTTCAGGAACATGGCCTAGGCGAGGAAGTAGTGGAACTTGTGAAGGAGTTTATTGGAGCTCCCATTTCAGATATCCTG GCCCGTTATAACACAATCAAGGAAAGGAACCCCGAGAAGTGCGAACATGATGGGTGCATTTCTCTTGATAAGAGTCTTAATGCTGCCTTAGATTCTTTCGATAACCTTTTCTGTCGCCGTTGCTTG GTATTTGATTGTCGTTTGCATGGATGTTCTCAACCTTTAATCTATCCT AGTGAAAAGTCACATTGGTCCGGTCATGACGAGAACCGGGAACCGTGCAGTGATCAATGTTACCTCAGG TGGAGTATAGTACCATCAGAGAGAGAAAGTGCTCCAGGATCATCCATTAATGCCGAGCGACCAAGTTCCCATGGTGGTACTGACCTCTTACACAATGAAAGAAGTATTCCTGGTGAAGCTGTGCCTGCAACTTCAGAAGCCATTCATAGTTCTCATATCTTGAAGATGCACAATGAAAACACAGGGAAGCGCAAGGTTGTGAAGCATACAGATAAAGTGGCAAATGACCTAACTATAGTACCTGATGCTTTCCGGGGTTCTTCTAAGAAACAAAAGAGATTAGATGCTTTGGATTTGGTAACTGCTACTAGTGAACCTATCCCGCTTCAGGTTCACATTCCCAGAGATGAGCCACGAGATGTAACCGAAGTGCCTGAACTGAGGCAAACATCCAATTCTACATGTGAACAAGTTGAGGGGATCTGTAGCAACTCTGAGTGGAAACCAGTGGAGAAAGATTTATACATGAAGGGACTACAGATATTTGGGAGAAACAG TTGCCTCATAGCTAGGAACTTACTCTCTGGCTTGAGGACTTGCATGGAGGTGTCTAGTTACATGCATAATTCTGGAGCTTCAATGCCTAACAGATCTGTGGTTGGACCATCTTCATTTATGGAAGACAATGTGAAATCTGATATGGATCAGACA GAACAAGAGATGTCATCAAAGCCACGGTTACTTCGTAGAAGGGGCAAAGCACGGAGGCTTAAGTATTCTTGGAAGTCTGCTGGGCACCCAACAATGTGGAAAAGAATTGCTGATGGAAAAAACGATTCACGTAAACTATATACGCCATGTGGATGCCAGTCTATGTGTGGAAAGGAATGTTCTTGTATGAGTAATGGAACCTGCTGTGAAAAATACTGTGG GTGTTCAAAGAGCTGCAAAAATAGGTTCAGGGGATGTCACTGTGCAAAGAGTCAATGTAGAAGTCGGCAGTGCCCATGCTTTGCTGCTGGCCGTGAATGTGACCCAGATGTCTGTCGTCATTgttgggttag TTGTGGGGATGGTTCGCTAGGTGAGCCACCGAGACAGGGAGATAGTCAATGTGGAAACATGAGGCTTCTTCTTCGACAGCAACAGAGG atTCTCCTGGGCAAGTCTGATGTTGCTGGCTGGGGAGCCTTCTTAAAG AACCCCGTAAACAAGAATGATTATCTTGGAGAATACACTGGTGAAATCATCTCCCATCAGGAAGCAGACAAGCGGGGGAAGATTTATGATCGTGTAAACTCGTCATTCCTTTTCGACTTGAATGAACAG TACGTCCTAGATGCTTACCGAAAGGGAGACAAgcttaaatttgcaaaccaCTCGTCGAATCCTAACTGCCATGCAAAG GTAATGCTGGTCGCGGGTGATCATCGAGTTGGCATATTTGCCAAGGAGCATATTGATGCTGGTGAGGAGCTCTTCTATGATTATTGTTATCTTTCAGAGGCAGCACCTGTATGGGCTCAAAAACCGGAGGGTTCTAAGAGGGACGATTCATCTGCTTCCAGGGGCAGAGCGAAAAAGCACCAACCTCTTTGA
- the LOC103449206 gene encoding histone-lysine N-methyltransferase EZA1 isoform X2, producing the protein MHQLKLQIQAERVISVKEKVEKNREKVEGYVSKIISETARANLNALSSEQNRSFKLFSSRIEQPLCRISGFVRGCGEKDWIENQEVLFSSSTKLPLADKIPPYTTWIFLDRNQRMAEDQSVVGRRRIYYDEDGSEALVYSGTDDEAEEPEEVKHEFSAGEDRILLMAFQEHGLGEEVVELVKEFIGAPISDILARYNTIKERNPEKCEHDGCISLDKSLNAALDSFDNLFCRRCLVFDCRLHGCSQPLIYPSEKSHWSGHDENREPCSDQCYLRWSIVPSERESAPGSSINAERPSSHGGTDLLHNERSIPGEAVPATSEAIHSSHILKMHNENTGKRKVVKHTDKVANDLTIVPDAFRGSSKKQKRLDALDLVTATSEPIPLQVHIPRDEPRDVTEVPELRQTSNSTCEQVEGICSNSEWKPVEKDLYMKGLQIFGRNSCLIARNLLSGLRTCMEVSSYMHNSGASMPNRSVVGPSSFMEDNVKSDMDQTEQEMSSKPRLLRRRGKARRLKYSWKSAGHPTMWKRIADGKNDSRKLYTPCGCQSMCGKECSCMSNGTCCEKYCGCSKSCKNRFRGCHCAKSQCRSRQCPCFAAGRECDPDVCRHCWVSCGDGSLGEPPRQGDSQCGNMRLLLRQQQRILLGKSDVAGWGAFLKNPVNKNDYLGEYTGEIISHQEADKRGKIYDRVNSSFLFDLNEQYVLDAYRKGDKLKFANHSSNPNCHAKVMLVAGDHRVGIFAKEHIDAGEELFYDYCYLSEAAPVWAQKPEGSKRDDSSASRGRAKKHQPL; encoded by the exons ATGCACCAGCTCAAGTTGCAAATTCAAGCAGAGAGAGTGATTTCAGTAAAA GAAAAAGTTGAGAAGAACAGGGAGAAGGTAGAAGGTTATGTTTCGAAAATTATATCAGAGACAGCAAGAGCGAATTTGAATGCTTTGTCATCAGAGCAAAATAGGAGCTTTAAATTGTTTTCTTCAAGAATTGAACAGCCTCTCTGCAGAATCAGTGGATTTGTGAGGGGATGTGGTGAGAAAGACTGGATTGAGAATCAAGAGGTGTTATTCTCATCAAGTACCAAGCTTCCACTTGCTGACAAGATACCGCCTTATACAACTTGGATATTCTTGGACAG AAATCAAAGAATGGCTGAAGACCAATCAGTAGTTGGGAGGAGGCGCATTTATTACGATGAAGATGGCAGTGAAGCTCTTGTCTACAGTGGCACTGACGATGAGGCAGAAGAACCCGAAGAAGTAAAGCATGAATTTTCTGCGGGCGAAGATCGAATTCTGTT GATGGCCTTTCAGGAACATGGCCTAGGCGAGGAAGTAGTGGAACTTGTGAAGGAGTTTATTGGAGCTCCCATTTCAGATATCCTG GCCCGTTATAACACAATCAAGGAAAGGAACCCCGAGAAGTGCGAACATGATGGGTGCATTTCTCTTGATAAGAGTCTTAATGCTGCCTTAGATTCTTTCGATAACCTTTTCTGTCGCCGTTGCTTG GTATTTGATTGTCGTTTGCATGGATGTTCTCAACCTTTAATCTATCCT AGTGAAAAGTCACATTGGTCCGGTCATGACGAGAACCGGGAACCGTGCAGTGATCAATGTTACCTCAGG TGGAGTATAGTACCATCAGAGAGAGAAAGTGCTCCAGGATCATCCATTAATGCCGAGCGACCAAGTTCCCATGGTGGTACTGACCTCTTACACAATGAAAGAAGTATTCCTGGTGAAGCTGTGCCTGCAACTTCAGAAGCCATTCATAGTTCTCATATCTTGAAGATGCACAATGAAAACACAGGGAAGCGCAAGGTTGTGAAGCATACAGATAAAGTGGCAAATGACCTAACTATAGTACCTGATGCTTTCCGGGGTTCTTCTAAGAAACAAAAGAGATTAGATGCTTTGGATTTGGTAACTGCTACTAGTGAACCTATCCCGCTTCAGGTTCACATTCCCAGAGATGAGCCACGAGATGTAACCGAAGTGCCTGAACTGAGGCAAACATCCAATTCTACATGTGAACAAGTTGAGGGGATCTGTAGCAACTCTGAGTGGAAACCAGTGGAGAAAGATTTATACATGAAGGGACTACAGATATTTGGGAGAAACAG TTGCCTCATAGCTAGGAACTTACTCTCTGGCTTGAGGACTTGCATGGAGGTGTCTAGTTACATGCATAATTCTGGAGCTTCAATGCCTAACAGATCTGTGGTTGGACCATCTTCATTTATGGAAGACAATGTGAAATCTGATATGGATCAGACA GAACAAGAGATGTCATCAAAGCCACGGTTACTTCGTAGAAGGGGCAAAGCACGGAGGCTTAAGTATTCTTGGAAGTCTGCTGGGCACCCAACAATGTGGAAAAGAATTGCTGATGGAAAAAACGATTCACGTAAACTATATACGCCATGTGGATGCCAGTCTATGTGTGGAAAGGAATGTTCTTGTATGAGTAATGGAACCTGCTGTGAAAAATACTGTGG GTGTTCAAAGAGCTGCAAAAATAGGTTCAGGGGATGTCACTGTGCAAAGAGTCAATGTAGAAGTCGGCAGTGCCCATGCTTTGCTGCTGGCCGTGAATGTGACCCAGATGTCTGTCGTCATTgttgggttag TTGTGGGGATGGTTCGCTAGGTGAGCCACCGAGACAGGGAGATAGTCAATGTGGAAACATGAGGCTTCTTCTTCGACAGCAACAGAGG atTCTCCTGGGCAAGTCTGATGTTGCTGGCTGGGGAGCCTTCTTAAAG AACCCCGTAAACAAGAATGATTATCTTGGAGAATACACTGGTGAAATCATCTCCCATCAGGAAGCAGACAAGCGGGGGAAGATTTATGATCGTGTAAACTCGTCATTCCTTTTCGACTTGAATGAACAG TACGTCCTAGATGCTTACCGAAAGGGAGACAAgcttaaatttgcaaaccaCTCGTCGAATCCTAACTGCCATGCAAAG GTAATGCTGGTCGCGGGTGATCATCGAGTTGGCATATTTGCCAAGGAGCATATTGATGCTGGTGAGGAGCTCTTCTATGATTATTGTTATCTTTCAGAGGCAGCACCTGTATGGGCTCAAAAACCGGAGGGTTCTAAGAGGGACGATTCATCTGCTTCCAGGGGCAGAGCGAAAAAGCACCAACCTCTTTGA